The nucleotide sequence CTTGCGCCGGCACGGGCCCGGATTCCGAAAAAGTCATGCCGGTGGCCTGCTGCGGCGCGTACTTCTTCATCCAATCCACGTACTTGGTCAAGGCATAGACCGCGGCGGGACTGTTGGTCGCCCCGCCCCGCTCCACCGATGCGCCTACCGGCGTGCATTTGTCGTCGGCCACCCGTATGCCCCATTCGTCCACCGGCATGCCGTTGGGCAAGCCCTTGTCCGCGGTACCGGCCATGGACAGCCACGCGTCGGTAAAGCGCCAGCCCAGCGAAGGGTCTTTCTTGCCGTAGTCCATGTGGCCGTACACCCGCTTGCCGTCCAGCTCCTTCACGTCATTGGTGAAGAAATCGGCGATGTCCTCGTAGGCGGACCAGTTGGTGGGCACGCCCAGCTCGTAGCCGTACTTGGCCTTGAACTTGTCCTGCAGGTCCTTGCGCGCGAACCAGTCCGCGCGGAACCAGTACAGGTTGGCGAACTGCTGGTCCGGCAGCTGGTACAGCTTGCCGTCCGGCGCGGTGGTAAAGCGCGCGCCGATGAAGTCCTTCAGGTCCAGGCCGGGATTGGTGTATTCCTTGCCCGGGCCGTTCATGTAGTCGGAAAGCGGCAGGATGGCGCCATAGCGGTAATGCGTGCCGATCAGGTCGGAGTCGGAGATCCAGCCGTCATAGATGGACTTGCCCGACTGCATGGATGTCTGCAGCTTCTCGACCACGTCGCCTTCCTGGATCAGGTCGTGGTTGACCTTGATGCCCGTGATCTCCGTGAACGCCCGGGCCAGCGTCTTGGACTCGTACTCGTGGGTGGTGATGGTCTCGGACACCACGTTGACTTCATTGATCCCCTTGGCCTTGAGCTTGGCCGCCGCGTCGATGAACCACTTCAGCTCGGCCATTTGCTGGTCCCTGGACAGCGTCGACGGCTGGAATTCCGCATCGATCCATTTCTGCGCCTCGGGCTCCCCCGCCCAGGCGCCGGCCGGGCCAATCAGGGCAATGGCAGCCGCCACGGCACGCATACGCAATTTCATGACCTGTCTCCTCATAAGCCTTCCCGCTTTCGTGCTACGGACGCGGCCGGGGAAGGCGATGGCCGTGGTCCTCGAAACCGTGTACTTCCCCTTTCGGCGATAGGCGGCCGCCCGGGCGGCGCGCGCTCAGCCCTTGCGCATGATCCACGCCAGGATCAGCATCGACGCGACGAAACTGATCCATACC is from Bordetella bronchialis and encodes:
- a CDS encoding ABC transporter substrate-binding protein — its product is MKLRMRAVAAAIALIGPAGAWAGEPEAQKWIDAEFQPSTLSRDQQMAELKWFIDAAAKLKAKGINEVNVVSETITTHEYESKTLARAFTEITGIKVNHDLIQEGDVVEKLQTSMQSGKSIYDGWISDSDLIGTHYRYGAILPLSDYMNGPGKEYTNPGLDLKDFIGARFTTAPDGKLYQLPDQQFANLYWFRADWFARKDLQDKFKAKYGYELGVPTNWSAYEDIADFFTNDVKELDGKRVYGHMDYGKKDPSLGWRFTDAWLSMAGTADKGLPNGMPVDEWGIRVADDKCTPVGASVERGGATNSPAAVYALTKYVDWMKKYAPQQATGMTFSESGPVPAQGQIAQQIFWYTAFTADMTKKGLPVVNADGTPKWRMAPSPYGPYWKDGMQNGYQDVGSWTFFKSTDPNRMAAAWLYAQFVTSKTVSLKKSITGLTFIRDSDIHSDFFTKNANNYGGLIEFYRSPARVAWTPTGTNVPDYPKLAQLWWNNIAQAVTGEKTPQQAMDSLANEMDQVMARLQRAGMAQCAPKLNPRSDPAKWLSDQHAPWKKLANEKPKGETIAYDKLLQAWKEGKVR